From Cellvibrio zantedeschiae, the proteins below share one genomic window:
- a CDS encoding DUF6644 family protein, giving the protein MTPTDLLQTMYESSLGTALSESLYVYPLVEGTHLLSLALSFGLILFTDLRLIGVFLRDVPVSQVLQQLRPILLIGFALTFASGILLTFAAGPGLLATPLFPLKVLFIFLAGLNALWFEIKFGRTVTQWGSELVFPTGAKIAGWISLISWTTVVILGRLIPYFDSTF; this is encoded by the coding sequence ATGACACCCACTGATTTACTTCAAACAATGTACGAATCATCGCTAGGCACGGCCTTGAGCGAATCACTTTACGTTTACCCTTTGGTTGAAGGTACTCACCTGCTCAGCCTTGCCTTATCTTTTGGCTTAATTTTATTTACGGATTTGCGCCTTATAGGTGTGTTCCTGCGCGATGTACCTGTAAGCCAGGTTTTACAGCAACTGCGCCCCATATTATTAATTGGTTTTGCACTGACTTTTGCTAGCGGCATCTTATTAACCTTTGCTGCCGGACCAGGATTATTAGCGACGCCTCTATTCCCCTTAAAGGTTTTATTTATTTTCCTTGCTGGATTAAATGCACTTTGGTTTGAAATTAAATTTGGCCGCACTGTTACCCAGTGGGGTTCCGAGCTTGTCTTTCCAACCGGTGCAAAAATCGCTGGCTGGATATCTCTCATATCCTGGACAACGGTGGTTATCCTCGGTCGCCTTATTCCCTATTTCGATTCCACTTTTTAA
- a CDS encoding DUF6644 family protein, translating to MSTQALFLALQNSEIGIGMGQANRLFGIAAQLFHITGLIFILSSILLVNLRLLGVGLVNQPVGLLVKKTNGLIWFGLAFLFLSGFFMFAPSAGLYYPNPAFWLKFQLLAAALVVQFTLYKKVTATETPNPYLAKSVAVISIALWFAVGLAGRAIGFVAA from the coding sequence GTGAGCACACAAGCACTTTTTTTAGCCTTACAAAATAGCGAAATTGGTATTGGCATGGGTCAAGCCAACCGTTTATTCGGTATAGCTGCACAGTTATTTCATATTACCGGACTCATCTTTATCCTATCGTCTATTCTCCTGGTTAATTTACGTTTATTAGGTGTTGGATTAGTAAATCAACCCGTAGGACTACTGGTTAAAAAAACCAATGGACTCATTTGGTTTGGATTGGCGTTTCTTTTTTTGTCAGGCTTTTTTATGTTTGCACCCAGTGCAGGCCTTTATTACCCGAACCCTGCGTTCTGGCTTAAGTTTCAACTACTTGCAGCCGCACTTGTTGTTCAATTCACACTTTACAAAAAGGTTACTGCCACTGAAACACCTAATCCCTATTTAGCAAAAAGCGTTGCCGTTATTTCAATTGCATTGTGGTTTGCCGTTGGATTAGCCGGTAGAGCCATAGGTTTTGTTGCGGCATAA
- a CDS encoding cytochrome c, which translates to MLAVVDPNVDPIWNSIKTTVTSQGVEETRPTTNEDWAALRLHALALREASNLLIIEGRQVAHPTASTSIHPVELGPDEIQALIAANRPAFIKNAQDLHDAVTLAITAIDAKDVDALESVGGAIEHACEQCHSQFWYPGDKRPTH; encoded by the coding sequence ATGCTGGCAGTTGTTGACCCGAATGTGGATCCAATTTGGAATTCGATTAAGACAACTGTTACCAGTCAAGGAGTTGAAGAAACCAGACCTACAACGAATGAAGATTGGGCAGCCTTGAGACTTCATGCTCTGGCATTACGTGAAGCAAGTAATTTATTAATCATTGAAGGGCGTCAAGTTGCTCACCCCACAGCTAGTACATCGATTCATCCGGTTGAACTGGGGCCTGATGAAATTCAGGCGCTAATTGCAGCCAATCGCCCTGCTTTCATTAAAAATGCGCAAGACTTGCATGATGCAGTAACACTTGCAATTACCGCTATAGATGCAAAAGACGTAGATGCTTTGGAGTCTGTTGGCGGTGCAATTGAACACGCATGTGAACAATGTCATTCACAATTCTGGTATCCGGGCGATAAACGTCCAACACACTAA
- a CDS encoding TonB-dependent receptor, with the protein MTNAHESQATQTRTTTLKPQFKRKPLAAFFIAGLTLMSTSAFAAGERSQAEIQAEINNLEASLQKAKQELAATNNKPAATPATKPAENTKSNATKLSAVKVQGRRNQLEAQKDVPASVSIVSGTELDRLDATTITEVLNRIGNVNFNYGNPRTGSLTLRGITTGSNDQIDPTIGTLLDGVSIGYSPITNGYSFIDIDTVDVTRGPQGTQGGKPSNIGRISFKTKAPSFTPSAELQQTFGDWDTLRSTAILGGPVIDGLLAWRGTFQREQGKGPFINQFPDQEGRFSYKNQDRTFGRIQFLLTPNEDISAKLSVEFQPKGSENVNGLTNRHPEPTTFSDGVTRPASSVDATYKKYLRAWFNQDSTLWNTERDYYANPVNVDNNGSIITGSRGETLNINWDLGSVELQSITGHRSHWFSAANDEGTPFDITKSGGYITSYSQISQELKLVSEKGNWVDYQAGIYYLSTDNNSLGSRTRYGDDAGAFYASDALYNSLAASASGQALLRDSLNYAYKGPYALVKNESKAIFGEANWHLNEAFTLTTGARITQEERNTSLTSLIFDNGVGADLTNAFGGTTTFTDRIAGGEAASDRLASRYFGAAGWSALTAAQKTQLINAAKVRNGTLQPNSVFGLVKAPAWDGELYAGNLSLSDKISESLTVYGTVQYGEKGGIAQVSTTGVASLVDKERTTGYELGFRSSLLDKTLTLNADIFINDIKDFQTTVGVPDPVATAAYRAANPTVSLADSQQYQSVVGNLSGVRVKGIEIDAFYSGFENLTLRIATAYNDATYSENAFLAQPNEINSTTPGFNKFSNVKGEDLPNAPKFTTTLGANYSVPVFENGNFHASANYKYSSSYKTSRSIYDKFDAAGSLDLSVGLGTLSGSFDANIVVKNALDGDNHVEGWTGYTPSTPRWVGIIFTGKL; encoded by the coding sequence ATGACCAACGCTCATGAATCGCAAGCCACACAAACACGCACGACAACATTAAAACCACAATTCAAAAGAAAACCTTTAGCAGCATTTTTTATTGCCGGCTTAACCTTAATGAGCACTTCGGCTTTTGCGGCAGGTGAACGCTCGCAAGCAGAAATCCAAGCAGAAATTAACAATCTTGAAGCAAGCTTGCAAAAAGCCAAGCAGGAACTTGCTGCAACAAATAACAAACCTGCTGCAACTCCCGCAACTAAACCGGCGGAAAATACCAAATCTAATGCAACTAAATTAAGTGCGGTGAAAGTACAGGGTCGTCGCAACCAATTGGAAGCTCAAAAAGATGTTCCTGCTTCTGTCTCCATCGTAAGTGGTACAGAGCTAGATCGTTTGGATGCAACCACAATCACCGAAGTGTTGAATCGTATAGGTAACGTTAATTTCAACTACGGTAACCCGCGTACCGGTAGCCTAACCTTGCGTGGCATTACTACCGGCTCTAACGATCAAATTGATCCAACCATTGGTACGCTTTTGGATGGTGTAAGTATTGGTTACTCACCAATTACTAACGGATATTCGTTTATTGATATAGACACAGTTGATGTGACGCGTGGCCCACAAGGTACCCAAGGAGGAAAGCCTTCAAACATTGGTCGTATTAGTTTTAAAACCAAAGCACCAAGTTTTACTCCGAGTGCGGAATTGCAACAAACGTTTGGTGACTGGGACACATTGCGCTCTACAGCAATTTTGGGAGGCCCGGTAATTGATGGCCTGCTCGCATGGCGTGGTACATTTCAACGTGAACAAGGTAAGGGACCTTTCATCAACCAATTCCCGGATCAGGAAGGTCGCTTCAGTTATAAAAATCAGGACCGCACCTTTGGCCGTATTCAATTTTTGTTAACTCCTAATGAAGACATTAGTGCAAAACTCAGCGTTGAATTTCAACCAAAAGGTTCTGAAAACGTTAATGGTTTAACTAACAGACATCCTGAGCCAACAACATTTAGCGATGGTGTTACACGCCCTGCCAGCTCTGTAGACGCAACCTATAAAAAATATTTGCGCGCCTGGTTTAATCAAGACAGCACACTTTGGAATACCGAACGTGATTATTACGCGAATCCTGTAAACGTTGATAACAACGGTTCAATCATTACCGGTTCCAGAGGCGAAACGCTTAATATCAATTGGGATTTAGGTAGCGTTGAGTTGCAATCTATCACTGGTCACAGAAGCCATTGGTTTAGTGCTGCAAACGATGAAGGCACGCCTTTTGATATCACCAAGAGCGGTGGCTATATCACCAGCTACTCGCAAATTAGTCAGGAATTAAAGTTAGTTTCTGAAAAAGGTAATTGGGTAGATTATCAAGCCGGTATTTATTATTTGAGCACTGATAATAATTCCTTGGGTAGCCGTACTCGTTATGGTGATGATGCCGGTGCTTTTTATGCGAGCGATGCACTTTACAACAGCCTTGCAGCTTCAGCATCTGGTCAAGCACTTTTGCGTGACTCACTCAACTATGCCTATAAAGGCCCTTACGCACTTGTTAAAAATGAAAGCAAAGCAATTTTTGGTGAAGCTAATTGGCATTTGAATGAAGCGTTCACCTTAACCACAGGCGCACGTATTACCCAGGAAGAACGTAACACCAGCCTCACCAGTTTAATTTTTGATAATGGTGTAGGTGCAGATTTAACAAATGCTTTTGGTGGCACAACCACATTCACCGATCGCATTGCTGGCGGTGAAGCAGCGTCAGACCGTTTGGCGAGCCGTTATTTCGGCGCAGCAGGATGGAGCGCATTAACAGCGGCACAAAAAACACAATTAATTAATGCTGCAAAAGTTCGTAACGGAACTCTACAACCTAACTCTGTGTTTGGTTTAGTTAAAGCGCCTGCATGGGACGGCGAACTCTACGCTGGAAATCTCAGCCTCTCCGATAAAATTAGCGAATCACTCACTGTTTACGGAACTGTGCAATACGGGGAAAAAGGTGGTATCGCACAAGTCTCAACTACTGGCGTTGCTAGTCTGGTAGATAAAGAGCGCACCACAGGTTATGAGCTGGGTTTCAGATCATCACTTCTCGACAAAACGCTAACACTTAATGCTGATATTTTTATCAACGACATTAAAGATTTCCAAACCACTGTAGGTGTGCCTGACCCAGTTGCGACAGCAGCTTATCGCGCGGCCAACCCAACTGTGTCGCTCGCCGATTCACAACAATACCAAAGCGTTGTAGGCAACCTGTCCGGAGTACGCGTTAAAGGCATTGAGATTGATGCATTTTACAGCGGCTTTGAAAACCTGACACTGCGTATTGCTACTGCATACAACGATGCCACCTATTCCGAAAATGCATTCCTTGCGCAACCAAACGAAATTAATAGCACAACGCCAGGCTTTAATAAGTTTTCAAATGTTAAAGGCGAAGACTTACCTAATGCGCCCAAGTTCACAACAACACTGGGTGCGAATTACAGCGTGCCCGTATTTGAAAATGGAAATTTCCATGCAAGCGCAAACTACAAATACAGTAGCAGCTATAAAACCAGCCGCTCAATTTACGACAAATTCGATGCAGCAGGCTCGCTTGATTTGAGTGTTGGCCTTGGCACCCTCAGCGGCTCCTTTGACGCGAATATAGTTGTGAAAAACGCGCTGGATGGCGACAACCACGTTGAAGGCTGGACCGGTTATACACCAAGTACTCCTCGCTGGGTTGGAATTATTTTCACCGGAAAATTGTAA
- a CDS encoding DUF6152 family protein, protein MNTKNLFTKCALVSLFSYAGYASAHHAFSAEFDALKPIELKGVVKKLELVNPHSWLYLEVKKSDGTLEQWGVEFGAPFSLKQKGITKGTLTPGSEIAIKGYRAKNGQNFGYAVSATLADGRSVATGGAPDAPATQAAPQ, encoded by the coding sequence ATGAACACCAAAAATCTATTTACCAAATGTGCGTTAGTAAGCCTTTTTTCTTACGCGGGTTATGCAAGTGCACATCACGCATTTTCTGCAGAATTCGACGCGCTTAAACCTATTGAACTTAAAGGCGTTGTTAAAAAACTGGAGCTGGTAAACCCACACAGTTGGTTGTATCTGGAGGTTAAAAAAAGTGATGGCACGCTCGAGCAATGGGGCGTTGAATTTGGCGCGCCGTTTAGCTTGAAGCAAAAAGGCATCACCAAAGGGACCTTAACGCCGGGCAGTGAAATCGCAATTAAAGGTTACCGCGCTAAAAACGGCCAGAACTTTGGTTACGCAGTGAGCGCAACTTTGGCTGATGGCCGCAGCGTTGCAACTGGCGGTGCACCAGATGCACCAGCCACCCAAGCTGCGCCCCAATAA
- a CDS encoding DUF6152 family protein, producing MRSFVTKNFALAVATTALLGSSLSANAHHAFSAEFDAQKPVELTGVVTKGQWVNPHSWIFVDVKNAKGEIENWGFEFGAPFSLKQKGLTKNTLPIGTEIKLKGYLAKNGEKFAYSTSITLPDGRVFQTGGAQDAPGTPAGTAAQ from the coding sequence ATGCGCAGTTTTGTTACCAAAAATTTTGCTTTAGCAGTTGCTACCACAGCTCTGCTTGGCTCGTCATTATCAGCAAATGCGCACCACGCATTTTCTGCAGAGTTTGATGCACAAAAACCCGTGGAGCTCACCGGTGTTGTTACCAAGGGACAATGGGTAAACCCACACAGCTGGATATTTGTGGATGTTAAAAACGCCAAAGGCGAAATAGAAAACTGGGGATTTGAATTTGGTGCACCCTTCAGCCTTAAACAAAAAGGCTTAACGAAAAACACATTGCCCATAGGCACTGAAATCAAGTTAAAAGGTTACCTGGCTAAAAACGGTGAGAAGTTTGCTTACTCAACCAGCATTACCCTACCAGATGGCCGCGTATTCCAAACGGGCGGCGCGCAAGATGCTCCTGGGACACCTGCTGGTACAGCTGCCCAGTAA
- a CDS encoding c-type cytochrome, translating into MNLTLKTLSFALLATASVSLFAADPAPAPAADKQAGPNPAKQAIAVRKAAFTLIGNSFKPLGDAAQGKAEYNQADAQKRANRILVLSEFLDSSFPEASNLGEPDTKAKADAWTNKAEFDKKLKEFQEHAATLAKVTATEKTASDAFKEAFGAVAKDCKGCHESFKVK; encoded by the coding sequence ATGAATTTAACGCTGAAAACCCTGAGCTTCGCCCTGTTGGCAACTGCCAGCGTCAGTTTATTTGCTGCTGATCCTGCGCCTGCTCCGGCGGCTGACAAACAAGCTGGTCCAAACCCCGCTAAACAAGCTATAGCTGTGCGCAAAGCTGCATTCACATTGATTGGCAACAGTTTCAAACCACTTGGTGATGCTGCCCAAGGTAAAGCCGAATACAATCAAGCCGATGCGCAAAAACGCGCAAATCGTATTTTGGTTTTATCAGAGTTTTTAGACAGCTCTTTCCCGGAAGCCTCTAATCTGGGTGAGCCAGATACCAAAGCCAAAGCAGACGCATGGACTAACAAAGCTGAGTTTGATAAAAAACTCAAAGAGTTCCAGGAACACGCTGCTACGCTCGCTAAAGTAACCGCTACAGAAAAAACTGCTTCAGACGCGTTTAAAGAAGCTTTTGGTGCTGTAGCAAAAGATTGCAAAGGCTGCCACGAGTCGTTCAAGGTTAAATAA
- a CDS encoding cytochrome b/b6 domain-containing protein, which yields MTDLNENSTTTTENKTTAKTIKVWDLPVRIFHWLLVLLFIAAYITNSLGTNYFQYHLWCGYALIVLVSFRIIWGLVGTYHARFSNFVRNPITTIKYAINTLRGTEKHYLGHNPLGAIMVIVLLLASLIQGVSGLFTNDEILNVGPLYAYVSDELSLKLTSLHRQLFYWILGAILLHIVAVLVHVFIKRDNIIKAMFTGKKAQQDHAVDQTPISSSRIWLAIIIVIILALVLAWIISHAPTAALSIEEY from the coding sequence ATGACAGATTTAAATGAAAACTCCACAACTACTACGGAGAATAAAACAACGGCTAAGACCATAAAGGTTTGGGATTTACCGGTTCGAATTTTTCACTGGTTGCTCGTTTTATTATTCATTGCTGCTTATATCACCAACTCACTCGGCACCAATTATTTTCAGTATCACCTTTGGTGTGGCTACGCCCTTATTGTACTGGTGAGTTTCCGAATCATTTGGGGTTTGGTAGGAACCTATCATGCGCGCTTCTCTAATTTTGTGCGCAACCCTATAACCACTATCAAATATGCCATAAACACCTTAAGGGGGACCGAGAAACATTATTTGGGTCACAATCCCCTTGGGGCAATAATGGTTATTGTTTTATTGTTGGCCTCGTTAATTCAAGGGGTATCTGGCCTGTTTACAAACGATGAAATTTTAAATGTGGGTCCACTTTACGCTTATGTGAGTGATGAGTTAAGCCTGAAACTAACATCACTTCACCGTCAATTATTTTATTGGATTCTCGGCGCAATATTGCTACACATAGTAGCTGTACTTGTGCACGTATTTATCAAGCGCGACAATATTATTAAAGCCATGTTTACTGGCAAGAAAGCTCAGCAAGACCACGCTGTAGACCAAACGCCAATAAGCTCATCAAGAATATGGCTTGCGATCATAATCGTGATAATTCTGGCATTAGTTCTGGCCTGGATTATTTCGCATGCACCAACAGCGGCTTTATCAATTGAGGAATACTGA
- a CDS encoding SDR family oxidoreductase — translation MKTFDQYTMQDPRTQYPLPKAKPDASQPEPGLDKLLKPKADHGEASYRGSNRLAGRKALITGGDSGIGRAVAIAFAREGADVVITYMPSEEEDGQETIKQIKDDGHKALAISGDITDENFCKKLVAKAIAELGSLDILVNNAGKQQYVEEFQDITTEQFQKTFATNVFAMFWISQAAVPHMPAGSSIINTTSIQSYQPSAGLLDYASTKGAITAFTKSLAKMLVKQGIRVNAVAPGPIWTPLQQSGGQPPEKLEHFGEKVPLGRPGQPAEVAPAFVFLASQESSYITAEVIGVTGGQHLP, via the coding sequence ATGAAAACTTTTGATCAATACACTATGCAAGATCCGCGAACGCAGTATCCGCTACCAAAAGCCAAGCCTGATGCTTCTCAACCTGAGCCAGGGTTGGATAAACTTTTAAAACCCAAAGCCGATCATGGCGAAGCATCCTACCGCGGCTCGAACAGGCTAGCTGGTCGCAAAGCTTTGATTACAGGTGGTGATTCAGGCATTGGCCGTGCAGTTGCTATTGCATTTGCACGTGAGGGAGCAGATGTAGTTATCACTTATATGCCCAGTGAAGAAGAGGATGGCCAGGAAACAATTAAACAGATAAAAGATGACGGCCATAAAGCTTTGGCTATTTCCGGGGACATTACTGACGAAAATTTTTGTAAAAAATTAGTTGCTAAGGCTATAGCAGAATTAGGTTCGCTGGATATATTGGTTAACAATGCCGGTAAGCAACAATATGTAGAAGAATTTCAAGATATCACCACCGAACAATTCCAGAAAACATTTGCAACTAATGTGTTTGCTATGTTTTGGATTAGCCAGGCTGCAGTGCCCCATATGCCTGCTGGTTCCAGCATTATTAATACAACCTCAATTCAATCCTATCAACCATCTGCTGGTCTATTGGATTACGCTTCTACCAAGGGTGCTATTACCGCCTTCACAAAAAGTTTGGCAAAAATGTTAGTCAAGCAGGGCATCCGTGTAAATGCAGTTGCACCCGGCCCCATTTGGACACCGCTTCAGCAAAGTGGTGGACAACCGCCAGAAAAACTAGAGCACTTTGGTGAAAAGGTTCCCTTGGGCCGCCCTGGGCAGCCAGCAGAAGTTGCACCAGCCTTTGTGTTTTTGGCGTCGCAGGAATCAAGTTATATAACTGCCGAGGTTATTGGTGTAACTGGCGGGCAACACCTTCCGTAA
- a CDS encoding DNA-formamidopyrimidine glycosylase family protein, producing MPEGPSIVILKDLAQEFTGRKILHVEGNSKIDKTRVQGQHIKSLRSWGKHFLIELSGFSIRIHMLMFGSYRINERRDSPARLSLQCTDNTELNFYACSVKFIEGELDESYDWTGDVMSDQWNPAAARKKLRSLPQTFVCDALLDQDIFAGVGNIIKNEVLFRVRVHPLSAVGALPAAKLRTIVEEARNYSFEFLNGRRRLY from the coding sequence ATGCCTGAAGGCCCATCCATTGTTATATTGAAAGACTTAGCACAAGAATTTACCGGTCGAAAAATTTTGCATGTTGAAGGCAACAGTAAAATCGATAAAACCCGGGTGCAGGGGCAACATATTAAATCGTTGCGCAGTTGGGGAAAACATTTTTTAATTGAGTTATCCGGCTTTTCAATTCGCATTCATATGCTTATGTTTGGCAGTTACAGAATTAACGAGCGTAGAGACAGCCCGGCCAGATTAAGTTTGCAGTGCACCGATAATACCGAGCTAAATTTTTATGCCTGTTCAGTCAAATTCATAGAGGGTGAATTGGACGAGTCTTATGATTGGACGGGTGACGTTATGTCGGATCAATGGAACCCGGCTGCGGCCCGTAAAAAATTGCGTTCTCTCCCTCAAACATTTGTTTGCGATGCGCTACTTGATCAGGATATTTTTGCGGGAGTTGGTAATATTATTAAAAACGAGGTTTTGTTCCGGGTGCGGGTTCATCCGCTTTCAGCTGTGGGAGCATTACCAGCCGCTAAACTGCGGACGATTGTAGAAGAAGCACGCAACTACAGCTTTGAATTTTTGAATGGAAGAAGGCGTTTGTATTAA